From the Garra rufa chromosome 17, GarRuf1.0, whole genome shotgun sequence genome, one window contains:
- the polr1h gene encoding DNA-directed RNA polymerase I subunit RPA12, with amino-acid sequence MSCFSGDLNFCSECGNILPVPVRENTITCPRCSFKIPVREFSNQVIKSSVVFNPLDQSSSVADSEENAELKGPIIDRKCSRCNKEGMVYHTRQMRSADEGQTVFFTCIHCRFQEKEDS; translated from the exons ATGTCATGTTTTAGTGGCGATCTCAACTTTTGCTCGGAATGTGGGAATATTCTTCCAGTGCCTGTCAGGGAAAATACTATTACCTGCCCTCGGTGCTCTTTCAAAATCCCTGTTCGAG AATTCTCAAATCAAGTTATTAAGTCATCGGTGGTGTTTAATCCTTTGGATCAGAGCTCCAGCGTTGCTGACAGCGAAGAAAATGCTGAATTGAAGGGACCAATT ATTGACAGGAAATGTTCCCGCTGTAATAAAGAAGGAATGGTCTATCACACAAGACAGATGAGATCTGCAGATGAAGGACAGACAGTCTTCTTCACTTGCATACACTGCAG GTTTCAAGAAAAAGAAGATTCATGA